GATTGAATGAGTGAATAACTAAGCGTTTGACACCACCTGCTGGTGGGGAACACTTTCTGATAGTGTGCAAAACAGTAAAGCGACAATCAGGTGGGTCACTTTTTACCCAGATTTTCGGGATCAAGTCTATGACTTCTTTGTCATGATGAATAACCAAAATGACATCTGATGAGCAGACAAGACTTGAAAGAAAACTCTGTTTTTAGTCTTCAGTCAAAAACACCcacaatatttttttctgcttttAGAAACATCCAATCCCAGTCTTGTTGATAATAATGCATACATGTCATGGGATGCAGATCCAACTAGACATTGGAACCCTTTAGAAACATTGTCTTTGTGGACAACCTACTACATACACAGAGGATAATCTGAGGAGGACGTTGTGAAGAACCTCGACTGAAAGTACATTGGAAGTtcgtataaatacatttatattattTACGTTTGGACATGCAATGTGGAAATGCAAATGGAATTCACAGCATTGCTACCCAAATTATGACATGACGTAAGGTAACTTTATAAGTATGTTATAAACCCGTCTATAAAAAGTACCCTAAAATAAGAATATAAGGGAGAGAGAATTTCACACAAACAATGTGAGAAAAAGACATGTGTTTTGGCATGCTCTAAACTTTTTTAACCATGGCAACTGTAGGACTAGATGGCAGGCCTGTCATCCTGTGCCCACAGGGGGAGCCAGACTCCTCAGGAACAACATTTCCTCTGCCGGCTATCTCGTTCTGAACATTTACAGAACATTACACACATGGGAGACAAGAAATAGCTCCAAGATTCATGTAGATTAGCCAATGATACAACATCAAACTTATGCTGGACACTTTTTTTCAGATAAGGTTTGGTAAAACGTTTTGTATTGCAGGCAAATGCAAGGTACTTGGAGCAAAAATGTGTTCATTCAGAATATGAAGGAAGGAAAACATACCATAAATTCCCAAAACATGAGTCGGCTGAGGTTATAAATCTGACACACAGAGCAGAAATATAATTACCAAATAAAGTATCATCAGAAAGTATCCTACAAGTAAAGTAATATACAATGAAATATTCGATAATggaatacattttttaagtaTTTAACTGACACGACAGCATAATGTAATAGATTATTAAGTTACAAAAACCTATGGAGACAACACGAAGAAAAGTACATGCATATAAACAGGTTGGAGTGAGAAGTATCATTCAACATGGGTCACAGTTTAGGGAATGTGAGTAGACCCTTTGGGAATAACAGGTAAGGCACTACAACTGGGTAGATAAGGAAACTATTGTGAAAACTGGAGCCACCGGATATTACCTTCTCAGAGAAACattccaccctctccctttcaatAGAGAGCAGCCAATAGTCTGTGAAGGTGAAATCTGGTAAAATACGTTTCTACCTCGGTATCAAACACTCTTTCAATAGCAAATTCTGTGTTCATTTTTAGATTCTATACAGCAAAAGCTATACAGAACAAGCTTATCATTCGTGTTCACATCTAATATAAATAACAAAAAGCTACACATGTCCATCTACATTTATTGAGTCAGTAAATATTGCATGTTGGTTGATCACATCCACAGAGGAAATCCGGCCACAAGGCATATTTCTGAATGAAAGGTGCCTTTCGCAAACATTTGGCTGCCTCTCTGTCACACCTGCAGAGAATCTTCTCACATTTGTCTTTCAGATCATCTGGAACATAAAAAAGAAGAGAAGGTTTCTTCAGTGACTGGGGTGGTATTTGAAGTAAGCTAGTTTAGCTGAAGCTTAAAAACATGAGTTAATGTCTGGCGTTTAAATAAACACTGTGAGGGTGTTCCTAGCCACGTGTTTTTAAACGGAGCAATTACTGTGGTTCAAAACAGCTTAAAATACATCCAAATATAGGTTGGAAACTACCCCTTTCCTGCCCATCCCCTTCTAACTCTCCCACAGTATGTGCACTGTTATtgtttatgtatatatttttactgCAACACACGCACTTGGGGATCACACATCTTTAAAATGGCATCAAGGGGAAACCATGTTGTGCAAATGTGTTACAGTGTTGGTGATCTTCAGACAGTAAaaatgtgtcaaaatgtttctgttctaAGAAGCCACTAGTGTTCACACCACTTGGGTCAGATCACAGGGATTTCACTTAGGTTTTAAATGAACAATAAAAGTAATACTGTAAGCACAATGGCTATTATGCACTAATAACATACAACACTATCTGATCTCATTTGAGATAGCATACCACACTCTGCTTTCTTGTCATCACACGTCCAATGATACTTGTCTGTTTTGGTCTGGCAGCCAGCAAGTTCTGCATCTCCATAGCAGCAATCATGTTTGTGGCAACACCTTTATAATGGAACACAAAAGAGCCTTCTCTCTAATTGAACACATTTTTCAGATAGTTATTGTTTTAACATATTAGAAAATGACAAACAACACAAGTTGTATGGCTCTATGGCTCTGTAGTAAACAGTTTGTGGTCAAGTACATTTACTACTGATGCATACTGTACTATTTAATAATTGTAAAGGATGGCTGGGTAGATGCATGGAGAGCATTATCACTGCTGGTGTAAAACGGAAATCATGGGATTGGTTGAAGCAGTTGGAGTTGTAGCtaaaattgtttgtggtatAGAGCTTGTCTGTGATTAGGGGAGGAAGGAAGCAATGCACAACAATTTGGTGAGAAAATGGCTGTGTCTATTTTCAAATGGCAAATTAAGGGAAAGGTAGAATCTTGCATATCTTGTGGCCTTTACAGTCTACAGTGGTCTAAATATCCCAGTCCCCCTAAAGTCATGCACTCATAGTATGTGATGTTGAAATTATAGCATGCATATCATCTTATATTAAGGAGCCGTTAAGAGTAGTATCTATAATCACACTCAAATTATATGTGGCACTGTCAAATTATTAGGGTCCTTTTGCCTCACCAGTCTGCCCTATCTCTGGGCCAGCCCTGACCACCCAGTCCACAGTAGCAACCGTACATCATGTAAGACAGGGCAGATCTCCCTGTGCTACACTTGATGACCCCTGCCAATTCTAGCAGACCTCTCTTGGTTCGTGGGGTCCTCTGCTGTGCCAGGCAGGCTACCCCGACTAAAGAAAATATGAAGAAAAGACAAGTTTGCAATGAGTTTATCACTCATTCTTACTCAATATCAGAAGTATCTCctaaaatgaatacattttaatCTACAGCAGTGTGCAAAAGCTTTAGGGGTAGCAAGTCATTACATCATGTGTATTATGGCACAGTTGCATAGTGTGAACTTTAACTTGTGTTTCTATTCATAAATTACCCTTCATGGATTCTCTCTGTATGGTAGGCTACCTTGAATGTCAATTTGCACATCTCTGTAACAGCTTGAATTAAGTATTTTTTGACAAATTTGTCCAAACAAGTTTATTAATGTAATTAATTAAGGCAACTTCAGCTTGGGAACATGCATAACACAGCATAATAAACATGTTTATCTTTTACCTGACTTGGATATTATTCTATATGCTACAAAAAGCTATAACTAGCCATAATGTTGTTTTTGGTGCAAAGAAAGTTAAAATATCACAATATGAAGTTATCGCTGCCAGGAGGATTATAAGAGATGGTACTATATGATTCCACAATTTTGTTCATTTAAGCGACATCAGAGTGTTGAATTACTTTTTCATTTATGTGAAGGTTCCTCTTCAAAAAAGAAGTACTAAATAAAAGAGCAACTACTTACCACTCAACAGAAGAAGCGCACAATAAAGCGTAGTCATGGTAAGATCTGCAACAGGCAACTACTGCATGCCCCTAACAGTCCGGTGAACATTCAGTTGGCAGCTTTTTTTAGATACTGTCTTGAATAATCCCTTGAGCATAACTCCCTCACTCGAGGACGCTCTAGCATAATCCATGAGCAAAGATTGACAGTGGCAAAATCTCTTTTAGGAACTATATAAATTAACGAAATGTAGCATGCTAATTGATTAAACTTTTCATTGCTTCAGTCTCAAACTTTTATTATATTTCAAATGCTAGCGGTTGATTCCTGGGATAAACTGTTGTTTTTCATTTGCGACAATGCCGTGAACGTTAACCACattttttgtcttgtttgtttcaaaACTATTCAaatgtttctgtcattttcTTTTTATGGTGGATTTCATGAATGTCACTCAATTGACCAGTTTTGCAACAACCTACGACAGGAGGCACTGTTTTTCATTTCGCCACAGGGCAGGCCTTCACTAATATAAAATCAATGATCGATCATGAAGCTGACACTACCAGAGCTAAGTGCACGCGGCTGGATAACAGAAAGATCAGACTGACCACATACAGTCGCAAATGTTAAGTCAATACATTCCATGTAAGTAAGCTTTTGTAAAGTGCATGCGAATAATGGTTTTCTATGCCATCTAAAGCTAAAATGGCTAGAAAGCTACTTCGACTACACTTCAGCTAGCCCTAGCTAACCTACCTAGCATAACAGTATGTGAACAAACTGCATAACCTCGTGCTTCCTTGTTACACTGTTACGCATAGTAGCTAAACTTCGCAGGTGAATGTTTTTTATCTATAGTGATAAATATGTCTTACACCTAACAATGTTGCGATGAACTGTACACATGAATTGACTCCATTCTGGCAATCTAGCTATGTATGGCTAGTTTGCTAGGAAGTAGCATGTTGGCATTGTGCTGCTGGTTACTAGCTACCTTAGTAAGTTTGCTATCCAACAGATAAAATGTGTGGAAGATATGTTTGCGAATGATGGATATTGTTTGGATTCTGGTGATGTTCAAGAATCATACATGAAGAAAATAAGGAGTGTATTTTAATGGTTTAAAGACTcattaaattaatttaagaTTCAGTAAAAATGTTGTACATGCTGCAGTCATTACGCAAGTAAAAGGTTAATAACTGGTTATTTCAATCATGGTCACTCGTCTACATTTTGAACCCTTCTGTGGATCAAGGAGTTTAAGTGACCTCACTGGAGAAATATTGTTGTTTCTGTCTTCTCATGGACAGATGCTACCAGTGGCTAATCATGAATGGTCACTGAAACAATAGGCATGGTGGCACAGCGCCTTGCAATGTAGCCTCACAACAATGAGGCTTTGGGTTCAATTCTTGCTTGGGGCACTGTCTTGCGCTGTTAGACAAACGTTTTTTCTCGCTTACTATTGTCAAGTTAatgaatgtttacattttaaGGCCCGGTGACCAATATACAGGCCAAAGGATAACATGATTCTTGTGTTTTATAGGTGCTGACATCAGAACCTGATAACACATGAGACATGGCTACAGTGTGTCTAGACAGAAGCAGTCGGTGGCAGAGTATTCAGAACGGGCTGCAGTTTATCCAGTAAGTGTTGTCAAGATCCTCCATTAGGTCATTGTGATGATTATGTAATGTTTCATCAGTAGTCAGATCCACATTTGTCTGTCTGCAAATTTCGGTAATGTGGAAGAAATCTGATATAATTGCACAATCAGCTAATTAAGTTTTAGGATTCTAGACTGCTCATGTACTACGTTAAATCAGTTTGATGACTTTTTAAAATTATGATGTTTGATTTTGTCATGTGTTCTGTTTGTCATCATGCACAAATTAATTTGTGTCTAGGTCAACTCTCCCCTTTCCTGGAACACAGGATCAATATGAGGTGATTAGCCATTCCTGAAAGCAACACAAACAAAGTCGATTATGCATATCTCAAATGTTACATAGTATTTTACCTGTTGCTTCATCAGGTGTTCATTCAGGACCTTGTGAGAAATCTGTTCGGTGAGGGCAATGATGTTTTCAAAGAAGGAGAGTGGACAAAATCTATTGAAATGCACACAGAGGCCTTGAGCATAGCAGAATATGCAGACTCAGAGGACATCACTGTCTCTGGGGGAATATTGGAAAGCCTTTATGCCAATCGTGCAGCTGCATACCTAAATATTGTAAGTAAAGTAAATACAATTATTGTGATTGGGTTGAACAGTGAGTTACATGTTGATTCCTTGAATGATACTTGGGGTTCTTTCCTCAGGGGCTCCATGACCAAGCATATGAGGACTGTGAGAAAGCCCTTCAATTGAATGAAGGAAACTATAGAGCTCTGTACAGGAAAGCCAGATCCTTAAAGGAGATGGGAAGGCACAGAGAGGCCTACGAAGCTGTTGCTAAGTGCTCTCTTGCAGTGCCTCAGGTGAAAACAGTGCTATCTTTTGGTCATATTTACTTTGTAAACCATGCTTATTACCTGTATTCATATCTAACTGCTACTATGAACACTGCATTGGTTTGTCAGGATCCAAATGTCATACAGTTGACTCAGGACCTCGCCAAAATCTTGGGATTGAAAATCCGTAAAGCCTATGTCAGGAGCAAGGTGAGCGTGTAACAGGCCCTATCTCAAAGAAACTCCTCATGCTGTCGACTGTTTATATTTCCATGTTCGACAAATGTAAACTTTTTCACATTTTAATATTTGCTTTACTTTTAAATAAAAGTGTAACACATCGATGACACAGTACACATTATTAAATACTGTCAATAAACATGTAATTTATTTCAACAGCCTGCCTTAAATGCCTTGCCTGGGGCAACCTATCCAGGTGCCTCCAATGATAAGGTATGTGCACATGTTTTATAACCCCCTAAAAATGCATTTATCTTTTCACTCAAATATAttttaagtattattattattattatattttcaGTTTTCCCATGACTCTACATCTGTGGAAGACATAGAGATGGGTAAGATTATCTAGAATTCTAATTTCGTTAAACTTTGAATTTATTTCCTATCTAAGACAATTATCTGGAAATACAACATGCTGCTCAATCCACAAAATTTTACCATCTACTCTAGAAGCATCTCAGGGCACtcaggaaacaaacaaaaagagtCCAGTACCAGTCCCAGTTGCAGCCCCGGTGGTTCATCCTCCCGGTAACAAGAAAGTGGATGCTGAATCTGTACCTGTCAGAGTTTCTTCAGTCTCGCCCACTAAGGCACATGACCCGAAGCCCATCTCGGTGTCTGTGTCCATGCCAATGGTGAATGGTATTAGAGCCAGTGACTCCTACCCAGTGCCAGAATCACGCTTGGACTATGATCCAGAAATTATTGGAGATGATCTTGATGATCTTCTGGACCAAGCTGGTCCCTCGGACGCTTCCATTGTAAGCAGTGAACTGAAATGTGACGTGCTCACCAATAATTACATTATTTCTGTTTTTCAGAACATTTCATCTCATTTAAAGTTTCACATTTGATCTGAAAACTCTTTCAGGGCATCCCCACAGTAAAGGGACCTATTCCTTTACCGACTAGCGTTGCCTCAGTTCATTCCATGCCTAGTCCATTCCTGATGCCGTCTCACATCAGCCCGTTCCTACAAATGGGGCCTCAGTGCACTGTCAATCTGCCTCCCCCTTACCACAAGGCAGGATCAAGTGGATATTCTTTAGGTCTGGATTCCTTTGCTTCGCCCTTGGATTCACTGGACAGTCTTTCCATATCAGAACCCCAAACAGGTATCAGTGTTCATGTAGTTAATACTGTTTACAGACATTATATAAACTGTTGAAATGGGGTACCTTTTTAACTAGGAGGACTAACTATGGTGTTTAAGTTGATCAATTTTATTTTCTCAAATTCAGGATATGCTCACCATTCCTTCATAAAGCAGGTATGTCTTTCTAGTTATTTCACTTGACTGTTCCAAACCTGGAACCATATTGATACATTTTGTTCATCTTTTAAGGTGAGCAATGATGACAAACCAATGGGAATGGCTGTGGGTATGCCCGGTATGAATTACTCTGCTCTGGATTTAGCCAAAAATCCATTGGTTGAAACGCACGAGTTTAAACAAGCATGCTTACAATGCTTCATCAAAACCGGtaagatgttttttttcttctttgctcCTTGTCATGGAGGTTCTAACACTGAATTTATCGTGTAGAGTTTCATGTAAATTGTAAATAAAATGGTTTTAAATGTTCACAGGGCAGGGCGTGTTGGATTACACGCTCGTTACTGAGGATCACAAATGCAAAAAGGATGTGTTACTTGGTCGGTATAAGCACACCCACGACCAAACATGGAAGCTTATTCGGCCAAAGCCCACCAAGACTCAGTATGTTGGACCATACTATATCTGCAAGGGTAATGAGATTtttgtattatttgtattacatttaaGGAATGTATATATAATGATGACATAATGACAGGCAAAAGTTAGTCACTGGTGGAATTGGTCATGGTTTTCTTGTTTAACGTGGCAATGTAAATTGGTATTATCTCTTTATAGATGTTTCCAACGGAGGGGAGTGCCGATACCCTGGACATTGCACTTTTGCATACTGCCAAGAGGAGATTGATGTTTGGACACTGGAGCGGAAAGGTTTCATCTGCAGAGATCAGCTTTTTGATCCGTTTGGGTGTGTCCCAAAGATCAGTCTGACTGTCCCAAAGATCTTACAAGAACACCACGGGACCTTTATGTTCCTCTGTGGCGTAAGTTCTGCCTTAATCTTTAATACCATGGTTACAAGTTCTGAATGATGTTAATTACCTCACCTACTTGTTCCTGTTCTCATGCAACATTGACTTTATCATTAAACAATATTAGAAGGTACCGTACTTGATACTTTTCACCCTATGATAGGATGAGTTTTCAGTGAGacttcccatctctctttccaaaGTCAATAGGTCACTTGGTGAACTtcaaacatctctctctctatctatctattccTCACTCACCAATTGAACATCATCACAACAATATACATGTGAAACACTGCATCTAAAATGTGCATTTCTGACATGTGACATCTATGATCTTATGTAGGTGTGTTTTGATCACAAACCACGAATAATCAGCAAAACCAACAAGGACAACTCCTCTCTTTGCTCCCACTCTGTGACAAAGCATGACTTTGAAGATCATAAGTAAGTttgtttaattatttatttggaAGTGTTGAGAGGATCAGCACTGCCAGCGTGTATCATCTCTTCATCACATTTAAGATTCATAATCATGTTGCTTTTTAGGTGCCTTGTCCACGTATTGAGGGAAAACACTGTACGTTACTCCAAAATCCGCCTTTACACTCAGCATTGCCAGATGGATCTCTGTCGCCACGAGGTGCGCTATGGCTGTGTACGGGAAGATGAGTGCTTCTTTGCCCATAGCCTGGTTGAGCTGAAGGTCTGGAGGATGCAGAATGAGTTTGGTGAGAGAACCAATAAAAGTAGTATAGAATTTGATATAATTTAGATGTTTAAATTAATGATTTTCGGATGATCTGTGTGATTTTACATGACTTATTAACATAATCTGATTTccttatttttatttaatttgggGGTGCTTTTACAGGCATCACACATGAAAGTATTGTACAGGAGGCAAATATGTTTTGGTGCATGGAGACCAGCTCCCAGGAGACCCAGGTAACATTTGGCACCTTAGTATAATGTAAAACACTTAACCTTCTTTCTTTTACATCAGTCTCAGATCACATTTGGATGTACAAGGATTTAAGCTTTTTCTGTTGTATATGTTGTAACAATAACCTCTTGTCTCTGCAGAAATTTCCTAATGCACCCAAAACATTTGGGCCATCAAATCTGAAGATCCTCTTTGTTTGTGGTCAGTGTTGGAGAAATGGCCAACAAAGTGAGGCTGACAAAAGCAAGAAGTATTGCACTGCCAAGGCTAGGCATATGTGAGTGACTGCTTCTCTTAAGTCCTCGTTAAAAAAATTCAGGTGAGCCTTGCATGCATATTGATTTGCATCTGATATTTGGTGCAGGTGGGCGAAAGACAGACGAGTGGTACTGGTCAGTTCCATTGAACGCAAGAAGTGGATGACGATTCGACCGCTTCCGACAAAGAAGCCCATCCCATCTCAGTTTGACGTAGGTGTTCCTCACATGTACTAAACTTAGCTACTAAAGTATGACCAACCTGTTTTACCAGAATGTCAGCACTTGTGACTCATGGAAGTTTCCTGTACAGTTAATGaaacaattccccccccccttctgcagATATGCATACATGTGACAGCTGGCAAGAAGTGCCAATACATCGGAAACTGCACATTTGCACACAGTACCGAGGAAAAAGACATTTGGACATACATGAAGGATAATAACAGTAGGTTAAGCAGAGGATTTCTGAAAGGGCATGAGTTACCAGATTAGTGTAATGGCCTTATTCAAAGGATGGGAATAATAAATCAGACATTAGCACCTGTTAATAAAGGCACTTATTATTCCTCACCATTTAGTTACAGACATGGAGCAGTTGTATGAGCAGTGGCTGCTGTCTCAGAAGCCTGGTTGGAGCGAGGAAACTAGCAGTGCCAGAGAGAACGGAAAGCCAATTCACATGCCCACAGACTATGCTGAGGAAGTGGTAAGGAATATAGTGGATAAACTTAAAATGTCACACTTGTAATTCCTGATCTTTCTAATGATGATCCTTGACAAGCTTGATTGCATCCTAGGAGTGGGGAAAATGTGTCTTCTTTTAAAATGATTCTACTTTTAGAGGATTATAAATGAAAGCTAAATTATTACGTGGAATTTTAAGTATTTACATGCATAAGCCCCTGATGCTCTCATCTTTAATTTATGCAGGGCAGACAATCCCAACTGCACAAATTGCACAAGGCGGCAGACAACCGTGAGAGCCTTTTTAGAACCTCAGAAGGGCTTATCAAAATTTAACTCTAGTCTCCAGTCAAAAAAGTATCAAATTGGGTTTGCCTCCAGACCACCTTAGGGAAATTAGTGCAAATGGTCAACCAAATGGGTTCATCCAGCCATGGTCATACAGTATTATTGTTTTATCTGGAGGCTTTCGATATCAGTTCCTTAtttaattttgtttttattcaaaAGTACAGCCATGCAGGGTTATGCTTGCTTCTCCATCATGAGACAACTGTGAATGACTGCTGTGTACAGTGATGTGCAATGGGCTTTGACAAGAAGTTTGCCAGGGAAACTCATTTCGGAAACTTAAATGTTATTAGTGATATTACTTTTCGAATAAAATTAATCAATCCCCTCTGTACAAACTTTTACAATTTAAATTTTCCTTTTTTAAAGGCGGGGAACCACTGTTGGCTATGTGGTAAAAATTGCAACAGTGATAAACAGTGGCAGCAGCACATCACGTCAGATAAACACAAAGACAAGATGTTTAACTCTGAAGACGAGCAAAACTGTTGGCAGTATCGCTTTCCCACTGGCACTTTTAGAGTTTGTGAGAGGTGAGATGGTGGCCATCCATTACATCTT
Above is a window of Hypomesus transpacificus isolate Combined female chromosome 17, fHypTra1, whole genome shotgun sequence DNA encoding:
- the pla2g10 gene encoding group 10 secretory phospholipase A2, whose protein sequence is MTTLYCALLLLSVGVACLAQQRTPRTKRGLLELAGVIKCSTGRSALSYMMYGCYCGLGGQGWPRDRADWCCHKHDCCYGDAELAGCQTKTDKYHWTCDDKKAECDDLKDKCEKILCRCDREAAKCLRKAPFIQKYALWPDFLCGCDQPTCNIY
- the zc3h7a gene encoding zinc finger CCCH domain-containing protein 7A, translated to MATVCLDRSSRWQSIQNGLQFIQSTLPFPGTQDQYEVFIQDLVRNLFGEGNDVFKEGEWTKSIEMHTEALSIAEYADSEDITVSGGILESLYANRAAAYLNIGLHDQAYEDCEKALQLNEGNYRALYRKARSLKEMGRHREAYEAVAKCSLAVPQDPNVIQLTQDLAKILGLKIRKAYVRSKPALNALPGATYPGASNDKFSHDSTSVEDIEMEASQGTQETNKKSPVPVPVAAPVVHPPGNKKVDAESVPVRVSSVSPTKAHDPKPISVSVSMPMVNGIRASDSYPVPESRLDYDPEIIGDDLDDLLDQAGPSDASIGIPTVKGPIPLPTSVASVHSMPSPFLMPSHISPFLQMGPQCTVNLPPPYHKAGSSGYSLGLDSFASPLDSLDSLSISEPQTGYAHHSFIKQVSNDDKPMGMAVGMPGMNYSALDLAKNPLVETHEFKQACLQCFIKTGQGVLDYTLVTEDHKCKKDVLLGRYKHTHDQTWKLIRPKPTKTQYVGPYYICKDVSNGGECRYPGHCTFAYCQEEIDVWTLERKGFICRDQLFDPFGCVPKISLTVPKILQEHHGTFMFLCGVCFDHKPRIISKTNKDNSSLCSHSVTKHDFEDHKCLVHVLRENTVRYSKIRLYTQHCQMDLCRHEVRYGCVREDECFFAHSLVELKVWRMQNEFGITHESIVQEANMFWCMETSSQETQKFPNAPKTFGPSNLKILFVCGQCWRNGQQSEADKSKKYCTAKARHMWAKDRRVVLVSSIERKKWMTIRPLPTKKPIPSQFDICIHVTAGKKCQYIGNCTFAHSTEEKDIWTYMKDNNITDMEQLYEQWLLSQKPGWSEETSSARENGKPIHMPTDYAEEVAGNHCWLCGKNCNSDKQWQQHITSDKHKDKMFNSEDEQNCWQYRFPTGTFRVCERYSKGTCTEEDMCKLAHGNEELKEWKERREFLLMKLAKARKDHLIAPNDNDFGKYSFLLKDIN